The following proteins come from a genomic window of Streptomyces liliiviolaceus:
- a CDS encoding AMP-dependent synthetase/ligase, with protein MSRDPSSRPQPALPEPEVRRLDGVVREVSVPPLILPVTHGSLADIPFDNADQVPNDPVLSRKGPDGRWQDVTAAEFADQVLAVAKGLIAEGLMPGDRLAIMARTTYEWTLLDFAAWAAGLVTVPVYPTSSVFQTRWILQDSGAVAIAVEHVSQAAALGPERDRLPDVQHVWIFEKGHTDRLAELGRGVPDQEVAVRRGVLGPDSLATVMYTSGTTGRPKGCALTHGNFFAEVDNAVELLHPVFKSTFKEPASTLLYLPLSHVFGRMVAVACMRARVRLGHAPSIRTEELLTDLAGFAPTFLLAIPYVLEKVYNSGRATAERMGRAASFDRAARVARGYGEALEAQQHGTGSGPSAKLRAARALYDPLVYRRIRAALGGKVRQVVCGGSPLGRRLASFYAGAGIQVYEGYGLTETTAAATLTYPHRPRLGTVGWPLPGTRVRIAQDGEILLNGNQVFRGYWDPQAGGLVPAAQDGWFATGDIGELDDDGYLTITGRKRDILITTSGKNVAPAPLEDWLRAHPLISQCVVIGDNRPYITALVTLDGEGMAHWCRMTGRAEVPPATLVTDPDLLTVLQRAIDDANRLVSRAESIRRFTVLPLNFTETAGHLTPTMKLRRAVVTREFAGEIETMYDGALGSE; from the coding sequence GTGTCCCGCGATCCCTCATCCCGCCCCCAGCCCGCACTACCGGAACCCGAGGTCAGGCGGCTGGACGGGGTCGTACGAGAGGTCTCGGTCCCGCCGCTGATCCTGCCCGTGACACACGGCTCGCTCGCGGACATCCCGTTCGACAACGCGGACCAGGTGCCGAACGACCCGGTGCTCAGCCGCAAGGGCCCCGACGGCCGCTGGCAGGACGTCACGGCGGCCGAGTTCGCCGACCAGGTGCTCGCCGTCGCCAAGGGGCTGATCGCCGAGGGCCTGATGCCCGGCGACCGGCTCGCGATCATGGCGCGTACGACGTACGAGTGGACGCTGCTGGACTTCGCCGCGTGGGCCGCGGGCCTGGTGACCGTCCCCGTCTACCCGACCTCGTCCGTCTTCCAGACGCGCTGGATCCTCCAGGACTCGGGCGCGGTGGCGATCGCCGTCGAGCATGTGTCGCAGGCCGCCGCGCTCGGCCCCGAACGCGACCGGCTGCCCGACGTCCAGCACGTGTGGATCTTCGAGAAGGGGCACACGGACCGGCTCGCCGAGCTGGGCCGGGGCGTCCCCGACCAGGAGGTCGCCGTACGCCGCGGGGTACTCGGCCCCGACTCGCTCGCGACGGTCATGTACACCTCCGGCACCACCGGGCGCCCCAAGGGCTGCGCGCTGACCCACGGCAACTTCTTCGCCGAGGTCGACAACGCCGTCGAACTGCTCCACCCCGTCTTCAAGTCCACCTTCAAGGAGCCCGCGTCCACGCTCCTCTACCTCCCGCTGTCGCACGTCTTCGGCCGGATGGTCGCCGTCGCCTGCATGCGCGCCCGGGTACGCCTGGGCCATGCGCCGAGCATCCGTACGGAGGAACTGCTCACGGACCTCGCGGGGTTCGCCCCGACCTTCCTGCTGGCCATCCCGTACGTCCTGGAGAAGGTCTACAACAGCGGCCGCGCGACCGCCGAGAGGATGGGCCGCGCCGCCTCCTTCGACCGCGCCGCCCGGGTGGCCCGCGGCTACGGGGAGGCGCTGGAGGCCCAGCAGCACGGCACCGGCTCCGGGCCGAGCGCGAAACTCAGAGCGGCCCGCGCCCTCTACGACCCCCTCGTCTACCGCCGTATCCGCGCGGCCCTCGGCGGCAAGGTCCGCCAGGTGGTCTGCGGCGGCTCCCCCCTCGGCCGCCGCCTCGCCTCCTTCTACGCGGGCGCCGGCATCCAGGTGTACGAGGGCTACGGCCTGACCGAGACGACGGCCGCGGCGACCCTCACCTACCCGCACCGGCCGCGTCTGGGCACGGTCGGCTGGCCGCTGCCCGGCACCCGGGTGCGGATAGCCCAGGACGGCGAGATCCTGCTGAACGGCAACCAGGTGTTCCGCGGCTACTGGGACCCGCAGGCGGGCGGACTGGTCCCGGCCGCCCAGGACGGCTGGTTCGCCACCGGCGACATCGGTGAGCTGGACGACGACGGCTACCTCACGATCACCGGCCGCAAGAGGGACATCCTGATCACCACCAGCGGCAAGAACGTCGCGCCCGCGCCGCTGGAGGACTGGCTCCGCGCGCATCCCCTCATCAGCCAGTGCGTCGTCATCGGCGACAACCGCCCGTACATCACCGCGCTGGTCACCCTGGACGGCGAGGGCATGGCCCACTGGTGCCGGATGACCGGCAGGGCGGAGGTCCCGCCGGCCACGCTGGTCACCGACCCCGATCTGCTCACCGTCCTGCAGCGGGCGATCGACGACGCCAACCGCCTGGTCTCCCGCGCGGAATCGATCCGCCGCTTCACCGTCCTGCCCCTCAACTTCACGGAGACGGCCGGCCATCTGACCCCGACGATGAAACTGCGCCGGGCGGTGGTGACCCGGGAGTTCGCCGGGGAGATCGAGACGATGTACGACGGGGCACTCGGCAGCGAGTAG
- a CDS encoding cold-shock protein, with protein MATGTVKWFNAEKGFGFIAQEGGGPDVFVHYSAINASGFRSLEENQAVTFDVTQGPKGPQAENVTPV; from the coding sequence ATGGCTACCGGAACCGTGAAGTGGTTCAACGCCGAAAAGGGCTTTGGTTTCATCGCCCAGGAAGGCGGCGGCCCGGACGTCTTCGTCCACTACTCCGCGATCAACGCGAGCGGATTCCGCTCCCTCGAAGAGAACCAGGCGGTTACCTTCGACGTGACCCAGGGTCCGAAGGGCCCGCAGGCGGAGAACGTCACCCCCGTCTGA
- a CDS encoding menaquinone biosynthetic enzyme MqnA/MqnD family protein, producing the protein MDNSPESPEGRPDARRSRPRVGHIQFLNCLPLYWGLARTGTLLDFELTKDTPEKLSEQLVRGDLDIGPITLVEFLKHADELVAFPDIAVGCDGPVMSCVIVSQVPLDELDGARVALGSTSRTSVRLAQLLLSERYGVEPSYYTCPPDLSLMMQEADAAVLIGDAALRANLLDGPRYGLQVHDLGALWKEWTGLPFVFAVWAARRDYLEREPVLTRKVHEAFLASRDLSLEEVGKVAEQAARWEAFDEKVLERYFTTLDFRFGAPQLEAVTEFARRVGPTTGFPADVKVDLLEP; encoded by the coding sequence GTGGACAATTCTCCTGAGTCTCCCGAGGGGCGTCCCGACGCCCGCCGCTCACGGCCGCGCGTCGGCCACATCCAGTTCCTGAACTGCCTGCCCCTGTACTGGGGGCTCGCGAGGACGGGCACGCTGCTCGACTTCGAGCTCACCAAGGACACCCCGGAGAAGCTCAGCGAGCAGCTCGTGCGGGGCGATCTCGACATCGGGCCCATCACCCTCGTCGAGTTCCTCAAGCACGCCGACGAGCTGGTCGCCTTCCCCGACATCGCGGTCGGCTGCGACGGCCCCGTGATGTCCTGCGTGATCGTCTCCCAGGTCCCCCTGGACGAGCTCGACGGCGCCCGGGTCGCCCTCGGCTCGACCTCGCGCACGTCCGTACGCCTCGCGCAGCTCCTCCTGTCCGAGCGGTACGGCGTCGAGCCGTCCTACTACACCTGCCCGCCCGACCTCAGCCTGATGATGCAGGAGGCCGACGCGGCGGTGCTGATCGGCGACGCCGCTCTGCGCGCCAATCTGCTGGACGGCCCGCGCTACGGCCTCCAGGTGCACGACCTCGGCGCCCTCTGGAAGGAGTGGACGGGGCTGCCCTTCGTCTTCGCGGTCTGGGCCGCCCGCCGCGACTACCTGGAGCGCGAGCCGGTCCTCACCCGCAAGGTGCACGAGGCCTTCCTCGCCTCCCGCGACCTGTCGCTGGAGGAGGTCGGCAAGGTCGCCGAGCAGGCGGCCCGCTGGGAGGCCTTCGACGAGAAGGTCCTGGAGCGCTACTTCACGACGCTCGACTTCCGCTTCGGCGCACCGCAGCTGGAGGCGGTCACGGAGTTCGCACGCCGGGTCGGGCCGACGACCGGTTTCCCGGCGGACGTGAAGGTCGACCTGCTGGAGCCCTGA
- a CDS encoding serine/threonine-protein kinase, with the protein MRPLDVDEPTVVGPYRLLGRLGSGGMGRVYLGRSAGGRTVAVKIVHPHFALDEEFRARFRREVEAARRVGGAYTAPVLDADPDARIPWVATGYAAGPTLTAAVTDNGALADHSVRVLGAGLAEALTAVHGLGLVHRDVKPSNVLLTLDGPLLIDFGIARATDGTASLTSTGVSIGSPGYMSPEQILGKGVTGAADVFSLGAVLAYAATGSSPFPGDSSAALLYKVVHEEPELGALSGALRETVAGCLAKDPSARPSPADLATALAPQGAARLVAAGWLPGPLVEQVSRSAVRLLNLEVAEGAAEGAPSGVVDFSRPSVDSASEDGPSAAGAPEAPEVPGVFGPPDPSYASYSPSPSPYSPYVPGSHNGPHTPYPGAASTYVPEPRDAPAPAAAPGKVSVSVAATSVPGAGGRGRRLSCTVALAVAGALAAVTFGSVFVFDLLPGSGSDDTSDAGPAGTPPTASAGPSAGRSAGPSGSPTTGEGAIPTSYLGTWEGDGYALDGKLPMGTFRVTVGQAAKGDRLGTFRQTDLIGGTCDTDLYLKKVAAGQLIATSVAKPSTTSECTTGRHEVRLIPVGDDLRYETDNADAGDPVARMSKVG; encoded by the coding sequence ATGCGGCCGCTCGATGTCGATGAACCCACGGTGGTGGGGCCCTACCGGCTGCTCGGCCGGCTCGGCTCCGGCGGGATGGGCCGCGTCTATCTGGGCCGCAGCGCGGGCGGCCGTACCGTCGCGGTCAAGATCGTGCACCCGCATTTCGCGCTCGACGAGGAGTTCCGCGCCCGGTTCCGCCGCGAGGTGGAGGCGGCGCGGCGGGTGGGCGGCGCGTACACGGCCCCGGTCCTGGACGCCGACCCGGACGCCCGGATCCCGTGGGTGGCGACCGGTTACGCCGCCGGCCCCACACTGACCGCCGCGGTCACCGACAACGGCGCCCTCGCGGACCACTCGGTACGCGTCCTCGGCGCCGGCCTCGCCGAGGCGCTGACCGCCGTGCACGGCCTGGGCCTGGTCCACCGCGACGTCAAACCGTCGAACGTGCTGCTGACCCTCGACGGCCCCCTCCTCATCGACTTCGGCATCGCCCGCGCGACCGACGGCACGGCGTCCCTCACCTCGACGGGCGTCTCCATCGGCTCGCCCGGCTACATGTCGCCCGAGCAGATCCTCGGCAAGGGTGTCACCGGCGCGGCCGACGTCTTCTCCCTCGGCGCGGTGCTGGCGTACGCGGCGACGGGCTCGTCCCCGTTCCCCGGCGACTCCTCGGCCGCACTGCTCTACAAGGTGGTCCACGAGGAGCCCGAACTGGGCGCGCTGTCCGGCGCGTTGCGGGAGACGGTGGCCGGCTGCCTCGCCAAGGACCCGTCGGCCCGCCCCTCCCCGGCGGACCTCGCGACCGCACTGGCCCCTCAGGGCGCGGCCCGGCTGGTGGCGGCGGGATGGCTGCCGGGCCCCTTGGTGGAACAGGTCAGCCGCAGCGCCGTACGCCTGCTGAACCTGGAGGTGGCGGAGGGGGCGGCGGAGGGGGCGCCTTCGGGGGTGGTGGACTTCAGCAGGCCTTCGGTGGACAGCGCTTCGGAGGACGGTCCTTCGGCGGCCGGGGCACCCGAGGCACCCGAGGTGCCTGGGGTCTTCGGCCCGCCGGACCCCTCGTACGCGTCCTACTCGCCCTCGCCCTCCCCGTACTCGCCTTACGTCCCCGGTTCCCACAACGGGCCGCACACCCCGTACCCGGGCGCCGCCTCCACGTACGTACCGGAGCCGCGGGACGCCCCCGCTCCCGCCGCCGCTCCCGGCAAGGTGTCCGTCAGTGTGGCCGCGACCTCCGTGCCGGGGGCGGGCGGCCGGGGACGCAGGCTGAGCTGCACGGTCGCGCTCGCGGTGGCCGGTGCGCTGGCGGCGGTGACGTTCGGCTCGGTGTTCGTGTTCGACCTGCTGCCGGGCAGCGGCTCGGACGACACCAGCGACGCGGGGCCCGCCGGGACACCGCCCACGGCCAGCGCCGGGCCCTCGGCCGGGCGCAGCGCCGGCCCCAGCGGCAGCCCCACCACCGGTGAGGGCGCGATCCCGACGTCGTACCTCGGCACCTGGGAAGGCGACGGCTACGCCCTCGACGGGAAACTCCCCATGGGCACGTTCCGGGTGACGGTCGGCCAGGCGGCGAAGGGCGACCGGCTCGGCACGTTCCGCCAGACCGACCTCATCGGCGGCACCTGCGACACCGACCTCTACCTCAAGAAGGTGGCGGCCGGACAGCTGATCGCCACGAGCGTGGCCAAGCCGTCCACCACGTCCGAGTGCACGACGGGCCGCCACGAGGTCCGCCTGATCCCGGTCGGCGACGACCTGCGCTACGAGACGGACAACGCGGACGCGGGCGATCCGGTGGCTCGGATGTCGAAGGTGGGGTAG
- a CDS encoding FtsK/SpoIIIE domain-containing protein, which translates to MRLTLTVVDPLGGASADVVLDADPESSMGDIAKELASHVGYSGGAQIIPIGQQHGTPPAGGGSPIVYVDGHPVDPGATVGTSALREGAVVSLYDPAGCLPGEPTGLVELRVASGPTAGAVHRLGIGRYDIGSGPASSIRVDDPELAARALTLSVATDGTCQVALHGEDKGNITLDGEPLEEKDGKTKTDWPLGAQIAVGNTLFELDRYSPPNAALKWSEDGTGLDYNRPPRLQPPERQTRFKLPAKPRDFEARPLPWLMAVTPLVGAVVAVMIFGRWYYLIMALLSPVILFGNYFMDKKHGRKSHAKQVKEYKEHKERIEKDAQDALLDERLDRRQAVPDPASVLSLSTGPRTRLWERRRTDADHLLLRVGTGQLPSEVVLDDPEQDDHKREVTWQIEDAPVAVPLRERGVVGIAGPGDSAQAIGRWIVAQSAVLHSPLDVQFYVLTENSAQQTWDWVRWLPHSRPSGAQDTNVLIGTDAETVGARIGELTQLLDARQKAAKENGRQTNFTDPDIVVVWDGSRRLRSMPGVVRLLREGPAVSMYAICLDAEERFLPGECQAIVIAEPKPREREKSQDRGASGGVPAAPAGLGYQAGPGGFPSFQAWHTAEADDRQEGEEKPLELRLRVEQTGTARVRNVRPDFVSSAWCARLSRALSPIRDISGETEDSALPGSSRLLDVLQLEPPTSDAVAARWRMGGQSTMAVVGESYDGPFGIDIRRDGPHGLIAGTTGSGKSELLQTIVAALAVANTPENMTFVLVDYKGGAAFKDCVNLPHTVGMVTDLDAHLVERALESLGAELHRREHILAAADAKDIEDYQDLVRREPSHRPLPRLLIVIDEFASMVRDLPDFVTGLVNIAQRGRSLGIHLLLATQRPSGVVSPEIRANTNLRIALRVTDGGESSDVIDSPEAGHISKNTPGRAYVRLGHASLVPFQSGRVGGRRPGAADPRLLAPWAGPLEWADLGRAALVKPKVEAREEEEITDLKVLVDAVRDANRSLGIPSQHSPWLPALSETLLLDEVEVPAAAALAPGKLPPAPYGVEDIPADQARRPVVVDFSSFGHLIVGGAPRSGRSQILRTLAGSIARTHSSADVHLYGIDCGNGALNALTRLPHCGAVVARNQTERAVRLITRLKGELTRRQDLLSDKGFADIGEQRASVTEEERLPHVVVLLDRWEGWLPTLGEYNHGELTDELQTMMREGASVGIHLVVTGDRQVLLGRMASLTEEKYGLRLADRSDFTMLGINARKVPEEIPPGRGFKNESAIETQFALLSDDVSGQGQAAALATIGEAATARDTEVPRARRPFRVDSLPSRIGFAEAWEMRDPAVARSRLWGLAGIGGDDIMAFGPDLSQGVPTFVVAGPAKSGRSTALLNLARSYLLQGVRLVIAAPRPSPLRELDGQDGVLKVFTDDDIESDDFNEAIESASPEEPVVLIVDDGEVLEDADCERELKRLVQRGADRGLALVIGGDEEEVCSGFSGWQVEAKKGRRGLLLSPQDSGAGELIGIRTTRSMVGGPVTPGKGMLHLGNGETITVTVPL; encoded by the coding sequence GTGCGCCTGACTCTGACCGTCGTCGATCCGCTCGGCGGCGCCAGCGCCGACGTGGTGCTCGACGCGGATCCTGAGTCCTCCATGGGGGACATAGCGAAGGAGCTGGCCTCACACGTCGGCTACAGCGGTGGGGCCCAGATCATCCCCATCGGCCAGCAGCACGGGACGCCCCCGGCCGGCGGCGGCTCGCCGATCGTCTACGTCGACGGCCATCCCGTCGACCCGGGCGCCACCGTCGGGACCTCCGCACTGCGCGAAGGCGCCGTCGTCAGCCTGTACGACCCCGCCGGCTGCCTGCCCGGCGAGCCGACCGGGCTCGTCGAACTGCGCGTGGCGAGCGGGCCCACCGCGGGCGCCGTGCACCGGCTCGGCATCGGGCGGTACGACATCGGCAGCGGCCCCGCCTCCTCCATCCGCGTCGACGACCCCGAGCTGGCCGCGCGAGCGCTCACGTTGTCAGTTGCAACGGACGGAACCTGCCAGGTCGCCCTCCACGGGGAGGACAAGGGGAACATCACCCTCGACGGTGAGCCCCTTGAGGAGAAGGACGGGAAGACCAAGACCGACTGGCCTCTCGGCGCTCAGATCGCCGTCGGCAACACCCTCTTCGAGCTCGACCGCTACTCCCCGCCGAACGCCGCCCTGAAGTGGTCCGAGGACGGCACCGGCCTCGACTACAACCGGCCGCCCCGGCTCCAGCCCCCCGAGCGCCAGACCCGGTTCAAGCTGCCGGCGAAGCCACGTGACTTCGAGGCCCGGCCGCTGCCCTGGCTGATGGCGGTGACCCCGCTCGTCGGCGCCGTCGTGGCCGTGATGATCTTCGGGCGCTGGTACTACCTGATCATGGCGTTGCTGAGCCCGGTCATCCTGTTCGGCAACTACTTCATGGACAAGAAGCACGGGCGCAAGTCCCATGCGAAGCAGGTCAAGGAGTACAAGGAGCACAAGGAGCGGATCGAGAAGGACGCCCAGGACGCCCTCCTCGACGAACGCCTCGACCGACGGCAGGCCGTGCCCGACCCGGCCTCCGTGCTGTCGCTGAGCACCGGCCCTCGCACCCGCCTGTGGGAACGGCGCCGCACCGACGCCGACCATCTGCTCCTCAGGGTCGGCACGGGCCAGCTGCCCTCCGAGGTCGTGCTCGACGACCCCGAGCAGGACGACCACAAGCGCGAGGTCACCTGGCAGATCGAGGACGCCCCCGTCGCCGTACCGCTGCGCGAACGCGGTGTCGTCGGCATCGCGGGACCCGGCGACTCGGCGCAGGCGATCGGGCGGTGGATCGTCGCGCAGAGCGCCGTCCTGCACAGCCCCCTCGACGTCCAGTTCTACGTCCTCACCGAGAACAGCGCCCAGCAGACCTGGGACTGGGTCCGGTGGCTGCCGCACTCCCGGCCCTCCGGCGCCCAGGACACCAACGTCCTGATCGGTACGGACGCCGAGACCGTCGGCGCCCGCATCGGCGAGCTGACCCAGCTCCTCGACGCCCGCCAGAAGGCGGCCAAGGAGAACGGCCGCCAGACCAACTTCACCGACCCGGACATCGTCGTCGTCTGGGACGGCTCCCGCCGTCTGCGGTCCATGCCCGGCGTCGTACGGCTGCTGCGCGAGGGCCCCGCCGTCAGCATGTACGCGATCTGCCTGGACGCGGAGGAGCGGTTCCTGCCCGGCGAGTGCCAGGCCATCGTCATCGCCGAACCGAAGCCCAGGGAACGGGAGAAGTCGCAGGACCGCGGCGCCTCCGGGGGCGTCCCGGCCGCCCCGGCCGGCCTCGGCTATCAGGCGGGCCCAGGTGGCTTCCCCTCCTTCCAGGCCTGGCACACCGCCGAGGCCGACGACCGGCAGGAGGGCGAGGAGAAGCCGCTCGAACTGCGGCTGCGCGTCGAGCAGACAGGCACCGCCCGGGTCAGGAACGTACGGCCGGACTTCGTGTCGTCCGCCTGGTGCGCGCGCCTGTCCCGCGCCCTGTCCCCCATCCGGGACATCAGCGGCGAGACGGAGGACTCGGCGCTGCCCGGCTCCAGCCGGCTGCTCGACGTCCTCCAGCTGGAGCCGCCGACGAGCGACGCGGTCGCCGCACGCTGGCGCATGGGCGGGCAGTCGACGATGGCCGTCGTCGGTGAGTCGTACGACGGACCCTTCGGCATCGACATCCGGCGGGACGGGCCGCACGGCCTGATCGCCGGTACGACCGGTTCCGGAAAGTCGGAGCTGCTGCAGACCATCGTGGCGGCCCTCGCCGTGGCCAACACGCCGGAGAACATGACGTTCGTCCTCGTCGACTACAAGGGCGGCGCGGCCTTCAAGGACTGCGTCAACCTGCCGCACACCGTCGGCATGGTCACCGACCTCGACGCCCACCTCGTCGAGCGCGCGCTGGAGTCCCTCGGCGCCGAACTGCACCGCCGCGAGCACATCCTGGCGGCCGCCGACGCCAAGGACATCGAGGACTACCAGGACCTCGTACGCCGGGAGCCGTCCCACCGGCCGCTGCCGCGTCTGCTCATCGTCATCGACGAGTTCGCCTCGATGGTGCGCGATCTGCCCGACTTCGTGACGGGGCTCGTCAACATCGCTCAGCGGGGCCGTTCGCTCGGCATCCACCTGCTGCTCGCCACCCAGCGGCCGAGCGGTGTCGTCTCCCCTGAGATCCGCGCCAACACCAACCTCCGTATCGCGCTGCGCGTCACGGACGGCGGCGAGTCGAGCGACGTCATCGACTCCCCCGAGGCCGGACACATCTCCAAGAACACGCCCGGCCGCGCGTACGTCCGGCTCGGCCACGCCTCGCTCGTGCCCTTCCAGTCCGGACGGGTCGGCGGCCGGCGGCCCGGAGCCGCCGACCCCCGGCTCCTCGCGCCCTGGGCGGGCCCGCTGGAGTGGGCGGACCTGGGACGGGCCGCGCTGGTCAAGCCCAAGGTCGAGGCGCGGGAGGAAGAGGAGATCACCGACCTCAAGGTGCTCGTCGACGCCGTCCGGGACGCCAACCGCTCGCTCGGCATCCCCTCGCAGCACAGCCCCTGGCTGCCCGCGCTCTCCGAGACGCTGCTGCTCGACGAGGTCGAGGTGCCCGCCGCCGCGGCGCTCGCACCGGGGAAGCTCCCCCCGGCCCCGTACGGCGTCGAGGACATCCCCGCCGACCAGGCCCGCCGCCCTGTCGTCGTCGACTTCTCCTCCTTCGGGCATCTCATCGTGGGCGGCGCGCCCCGCAGCGGCCGTTCGCAGATCCTGCGGACCCTGGCCGGCTCGATCGCCCGTACGCACTCCTCGGCGGACGTGCACCTCTACGGCATCGACTGCGGCAACGGCGCCCTCAACGCCCTGACGCGGCTGCCGCACTGCGGAGCCGTCGTCGCGCGCAACCAGACGGAGCGGGCCGTACGGCTGATCACCCGCCTCAAGGGCGAGCTGACCCGGCGTCAGGACCTGCTGTCCGACAAGGGGTTCGCCGACATCGGCGAACAGCGGGCGTCCGTCACCGAGGAGGAGCGGCTGCCGCACGTCGTCGTGCTGCTCGACCGGTGGGAGGGCTGGCTGCCGACGCTCGGCGAGTACAACCACGGTGAGCTGACCGACGAGTTGCAGACGATGATGCGCGAGGGCGCGAGCGTCGGCATCCACCTCGTCGTCACCGGTGACCGGCAGGTGCTGCTCGGCCGGATGGCCTCGCTCACCGAGGAGAAGTACGGTCTGCGGCTCGCCGACCGTTCCGACTTCACGATGCTCGGCATCAACGCGCGCAAGGTGCCGGAGGAGATCCCGCCCGGCCGCGGCTTCAAGAACGAGTCGGCCATCGAGACGCAGTTCGCGCTGCTCTCCGACGACGTGAGCGGTCAGGGGCAGGCCGCCGCGCTCGCCACGATCGGTGAGGCGGCCACGGCCCGGGACACCGAAGTGCCGCGTGCGCGACGGCCGTTCAGGGTGGACTCGCTGCCCTCCCGGATCGGTTTCGCCGAGGCCTGGGAGATGCGGGATCCGGCGGTCGCCCGGTCCAGGCTGTGGGGTCTGGCGGGCATCGGCGGCGACGACATCATGGCGTTCGGCCCGGACCTCTCACAGGGCGTACCGACGTTCGTCGTCGCGGGCCCGGCGAAGTCCGGCCGCAGCACGGCCCTGTTGAACCTCGCCCGCTCGTACCTCCTCCAGGGCGTACGGCTCGTCATCGCGGCCCCGCGCCCGTCCCCGCTGCGCGAACTCGACGGCCAGGACGGCGTGTTGAAGGTCTTCACCGACGACGACATCGAGAGCGACGACTTCAACGAGGCGATCGAGTCGGCGAGCCCCGAGGAGCCCGTCGTGCTCATCGTCGACGACGGCGAGGTCCTGGAGGACGCGGACTGCGAGCGCGAGCTGAAGCGGCTCGTCCAGCGCGGCGCCGACCGCGGCCTCGCGCTGGTCATCGGCGGTGACGAGGAGGAGGTGTGCAGCGGCTTCTCCGGCTGGCAGGTCGAGGCCAAGAAGGGCCGCCGCGGCCTGCTGCTCTCCCCGCAGGACTCCGGCGCCGGTGAACTGATCGGCATCCGGACGACCCGCAGCATGGTCGGCGGCCCGGTCACCCCCGGCAAGGGCATGCTGCACCTGGGCAACGGCGAGACGATCACGGTCACCGTGCCGCTGTAG
- a CDS encoding WXG100 family type VII secretion target, which translates to MAGGKDADITYDEMHKAATKLTDAKDKIDEKLDALERYIQGLVKDGYTTRKGSQAFEDSFTEFKKGAKDTIDGLTGMSKFLTSAAKAYQDLDDELAKGVKG; encoded by the coding sequence ATGGCCGGCGGCAAAGATGCAGATATCACTTATGACGAGATGCACAAGGCGGCTACCAAGCTGACCGACGCCAAGGACAAGATCGACGAGAAGCTCGACGCCCTTGAGCGCTACATCCAGGGCCTCGTCAAGGACGGCTACACCACCCGCAAGGGCTCGCAGGCCTTCGAGGACTCCTTCACGGAGTTCAAGAAGGGCGCGAAGGACACGATCGACGGCCTGACGGGCATGTCCAAGTTCCTCACGAGCGCCGCGAAGGCGTACCAGGACCTGGATGACGAGCTGGCCAAGGGTGTCAAGGGCTGA